In Thermospira aquatica, the following proteins share a genomic window:
- the polA gene encoding DNA polymerase I has protein sequence MQKPILLVDGSGLVYRSFFAFIRNPLINKKNQNVSAIYGTLRMILQAWKLHQPEGMIVAFDVSRQTFRTALYPEYKAQRQQVPPDLKSQIPGVIELLRALGITVIEEPNYEADDILATLVEKYQSSSLVYLVSSDKDLLQLVGPNTYALRPQKGIEGIHLVDREKVYEEIGVYPEQIPDYLAIVGDTSDNIPGVKGIGEKGAVELLRHYGTLEEIYEHLNELSPAMRTKLEASRKEAFLSKQLATVRRDVPFTTEVSLSHLRLTDEAEKLLLDYEIPSLLAELKGTGEKHASSAFLEGAYHAITEKIALSELLERIRREKRVSLDIETTSLDPYTARIATIAFALEEGGAFVIPAAYSMGQPWDENEVLESIRKILEDEGIGKIGQNLKFEYAMFFHRGIELKGIMFDTMMAAYLLSPTRTHFNLENLCREYLGYDKMHYEDMFEGKNQDILTVSREKLVHYAGSDVDAALRLFHVFSPEIEKMGLQRVFYEIELPLIPVLARMEYRGIGIDETHFQQLSRTFREQMDQLQVQIYHLAGHEFNIQSSQQLAKVLFEELKLPPVKKTEKGKLSTDEEVLNALSAIHPLPAAIVQYRTFAKLLSTYVEALPALMNPVTGRVHTHFNQTITATGRLSSSDPNLQNIPVRDQWGKAIREAFVPRKGWLLMSADYSQVELRILAHFSEDKAMVQAFQHGEDIHARTAMLIFGVESSAVTEEMRRRAKSVNFGIIYGLQAYGLSQQLGIPVSEARQFIEAYFASFPSVKEFIEKTLSEAYETGMVRTLSGRFRRFPELRGQKRNPKGGLDASERMAINTKIQGSAADLIKIAMIRVEERLQKEHLSAQMLLQIHDELVLEFPPQEQSQLVELVRQEMEEALALQVPLRVDIGIGKNWSEAKA, from the coding sequence ATGCAAAAACCTATTCTTCTTGTTGATGGAAGTGGACTGGTCTATCGGTCTTTTTTTGCTTTTATTCGCAATCCTCTCATCAATAAAAAAAATCAAAATGTCTCAGCAATTTATGGCACCCTTCGGATGATTCTCCAGGCATGGAAGCTTCACCAGCCAGAGGGAATGATTGTGGCTTTTGATGTTTCCAGACAGACCTTTCGTACAGCATTGTACCCTGAATATAAAGCCCAGCGCCAGCAGGTGCCACCGGATTTGAAATCTCAGATACCGGGGGTCATAGAACTTCTTCGGGCATTGGGTATTACAGTGATTGAAGAGCCAAACTATGAGGCCGATGATATCCTCGCTACCCTGGTGGAGAAGTATCAGAGTTCTTCCCTTGTTTATCTTGTCTCTTCGGATAAGGATCTTCTCCAGCTTGTTGGACCAAACACCTATGCCCTTAGGCCCCAAAAAGGAATTGAGGGTATCCACCTTGTCGACCGGGAAAAAGTGTACGAGGAAATAGGAGTCTATCCCGAACAGATACCCGACTATCTGGCCATTGTAGGGGATACCTCGGATAACATTCCCGGTGTCAAAGGCATCGGGGAAAAGGGTGCGGTAGAACTTCTCCGGCATTATGGGACCCTTGAGGAAATTTATGAACATCTTAATGAACTTTCTCCCGCTATGCGAACCAAACTCGAGGCAAGCCGAAAGGAGGCATTCCTTTCCAAACAGCTTGCCACGGTTCGTCGTGACGTACCCTTTACGACAGAGGTTTCTTTGTCCCATTTGAGACTCACCGATGAAGCGGAGAAACTTCTTCTTGATTATGAAATCCCTTCGCTTTTGGCTGAACTCAAGGGCACAGGGGAAAAGCATGCATCTTCCGCATTTCTTGAGGGGGCATATCATGCTATTACGGAAAAGATAGCCTTAAGCGAGCTTTTGGAGAGAATTCGCAGGGAGAAAAGGGTTTCTCTGGATATTGAAACCACCTCGCTTGATCCCTATACCGCCCGGATTGCCACGATTGCTTTTGCTCTTGAGGAAGGGGGGGCTTTTGTGATACCTGCTGCCTATTCCATGGGGCAGCCCTGGGATGAAAACGAGGTTCTTGAGAGTATCCGTAAAATCCTTGAGGATGAGGGCATCGGGAAAATCGGTCAGAACCTCAAGTTTGAGTATGCGATGTTTTTTCATCGGGGAATTGAACTCAAAGGCATTATGTTTGATACCATGATGGCAGCTTATCTTCTTTCTCCTACGAGAACCCATTTTAATCTCGAAAACCTCTGCCGGGAGTATCTCGGCTATGATAAAATGCACTACGAGGATATGTTTGAAGGGAAAAATCAAGATATTCTTACTGTTTCCAGGGAAAAACTTGTTCACTACGCGGGAAGTGATGTGGATGCGGCCCTCAGATTGTTTCATGTGTTTTCTCCCGAGATAGAAAAGATGGGTCTTCAGAGGGTTTTTTATGAGATAGAGCTTCCGCTTATTCCTGTCCTGGCACGGATGGAATACCGTGGTATTGGGATTGACGAAACACATTTTCAGCAACTTTCACGAACCTTTCGAGAACAGATGGATCAGCTACAGGTTCAAATTTATCACCTTGCGGGGCATGAGTTTAACATCCAGTCTTCCCAGCAGCTAGCGAAAGTACTTTTTGAGGAGCTTAAGCTTCCTCCAGTCAAAAAAACTGAGAAAGGCAAACTTTCTACTGACGAAGAGGTGCTTAACGCTCTTTCTGCCATTCATCCCCTTCCGGCAGCGATCGTTCAATACCGTACGTTTGCCAAACTTCTCTCTACCTATGTAGAAGCACTTCCTGCATTGATGAACCCTGTTACAGGAAGGGTTCATACCCACTTTAACCAGACGATTACCGCCACCGGGAGGCTTTCCTCAAGCGATCCTAACCTACAGAATATCCCGGTAAGGGATCAGTGGGGGAAGGCTATACGAGAAGCTTTTGTTCCCAGAAAGGGGTGGCTTTTGATGAGTGCCGATTATTCTCAGGTAGAACTTCGGATTCTGGCGCATTTTTCTGAGGACAAAGCGATGGTTCAGGCGTTTCAACATGGTGAGGATATTCACGCTAGAACGGCGATGCTTATTTTTGGAGTGGAAAGTTCCGCAGTTACCGAGGAGATGCGACGAAGGGCGAAATCTGTAAATTTTGGAATTATCTATGGCCTTCAGGCGTATGGGCTTTCCCAGCAGCTTGGAATACCTGTAAGCGAAGCCAGACAGTTTATAGAAGCATATTTTGCCTCTTTTCCCTCGGTGAAGGAGTTTATCGAAAAGACCCTTTCAGAGGCATATGAGACAGGCATGGTACGCACTCTGTCAGGGAGGTTTCGCCGTTTTCCAGAACTTAGAGGGCAAAAAAGAAATCCAAAAGGGGGATTGGATGCCTCAGAACGTATGGCTATTAACACGAAAATTCAAGGGAGTGCCGCCGACCTCATCAAAATAGCCATGATTCGCGTGGAAGAAAGACTTCAAAAAGAGCATCTTTCGGCACAAATGCTCCTTCAAATTCATGATGAACTTGTCCTCGAGTTTCCCCCCCAGGAACAATCCCAGCTTGTCGAACTGGTTCGCCAAGAGATGGAGGAGGCTCTTGCCCTACAAGTGCCTCTCAGGGTCGATATTGGGATTGGGAAAAACTGGAGTGAGGCTAAAGCATGA
- a CDS encoding aldo/keto reductase: protein MIYRKLGNNGPTVSILGYGGWALGEEGWPDVESSSALSSLEVAFEEGITLYDTAPFYGRGLSEKRIGEVLASVRHQIVIATKCGIHWNDKKIWLSLSRDDILREVEESLTRLRTDFIDLYQIHWYDQKTPLREVFLTLKELQKQGIIRHIGVCNFPLPLLRKASTMAPLVSFQGEYNLLKRDVENDILPFCRENDIGFLAYSPLAQGLLAGRAFDPFSRAKDVRKHHPMYRRLSPFPAVTLHEALSFLLEKKEVSSLLISMTKPHHVKQNVQLIEKILNHSPNMDLR from the coding sequence ATGATCTATCGAAAGCTGGGAAACAATGGTCCAACGGTGTCTATCCTGGGATACGGTGGATGGGCTCTGGGAGAGGAAGGATGGCCTGATGTGGAGAGTTCCAGCGCCCTCTCTTCTCTCGAGGTTGCCTTTGAAGAAGGGATCACCCTCTACGACACAGCCCCCTTTTATGGACGGGGACTTTCAGAAAAACGCATCGGAGAAGTCCTTGCTTCAGTAAGGCATCAGATCGTCATTGCCACAAAATGTGGTATCCACTGGAACGATAAAAAAATCTGGCTTTCGCTCTCGAGGGATGATATCCTTCGAGAGGTAGAAGAAAGTCTTACCCGCTTAAGAACTGATTTTATCGATCTGTATCAAATTCATTGGTATGATCAGAAAACTCCTCTTCGAGAGGTTTTTTTGACCCTTAAAGAGCTCCAGAAACAGGGAATAATCCGTCACATTGGTGTGTGCAACTTCCCTCTTCCCCTTCTCAGAAAGGCTTCTACCATGGCACCACTCGTAAGCTTTCAGGGAGAGTATAACCTCCTCAAAAGAGATGTGGAAAACGATATCCTCCCTTTTTGTAGAGAAAACGATATCGGTTTTCTTGCGTATAGTCCACTGGCTCAAGGATTATTAGCAGGACGTGCTTTTGATCCTTTCTCCAGAGCAAAAGATGTTCGAAAACATCATCCCATGTATAGGCGCCTTTCTCCTTTTCCAGCAGTTACTCTTCACGAAGCTTTGTCTTTTCTTCTCGAAAAAAAAGAGGTAAGCTCTCTTCTCATCAGTATGACAAAACCCCACCATGTAAAACAAAACGTACAACTCATTGAGAAAATCCTTAATCATTCGCCAAATATGGACTTGAGATAA
- a CDS encoding biosynthetic peptidoglycan transglycosylase, whose amino-acid sequence MIYRQWIQQQRVYPIVYIRLKDIPSDIRTMVISLEDDGFYRHHGVEWVAIRRAFERNMKLRKPFYGGSTITQQLSRTLFLWPGKSYIRKYLEFLIALEMELVLPKKRILELYLNTAEWGPGIFGIQQGSFYHYHVPVWMLSKDQKMRLLVILSSPVKYRPYDFGKLKILYQRYSYLKSIFGE is encoded by the coding sequence ATGATTTACAGGCAATGGATCCAACAGCAAAGAGTCTACCCCATTGTCTATATCAGATTGAAAGATATTCCTTCTGACATTCGGACCATGGTTATTTCTCTCGAAGATGACGGATTCTATCGGCATCATGGAGTGGAATGGGTGGCTATAAGACGGGCCTTTGAGCGAAACATGAAACTTCGCAAGCCTTTTTACGGAGGAAGTACGATTACCCAGCAGTTGTCGAGAACCCTCTTTCTCTGGCCGGGAAAAAGTTATATCCGCAAGTATCTGGAGTTTCTGATTGCTCTTGAGATGGAGCTTGTTCTTCCGAAAAAGAGGATTTTAGAACTCTACCTTAACACGGCAGAATGGGGTCCGGGAATTTTTGGCATTCAGCAGGGGAGTTTTTATCACTATCACGTTCCCGTATGGATGCTCTCGAAAGATCAAAAAATGCGACTTCTTGTTATTCTCTCAAGCCCTGTGAAGTACCGGCCTTATGATTTTGGAAAACTCAAGATTCTCTACCAGCGCTATAGTTATCTCAAGTCCATATTTGGCGAATGA
- a CDS encoding Na/Pi cotransporter family protein, producing MVSSLMGFFTFLGSLGIFLFGIRIMSEAIQRAGSEKIKSVLSFFTRNPFGGVVIGTLITGIIQSSSATTVMIVTLVHAQMMTLVQAISVIMGANIGTTFTAWIVSFFGFKFEIGMLTMPAIAIGFPLAFSSRENFKNVGEFLVGFGLLFFGLGLLKNSVPDLKNHLEVFTFIQKVSGFGYFSVLLSVVIGTLLTIIIQSSSAAMTITIALAYKGWIPYEMAFAFILGENIGTTITAYLASLGLNISAKRATRAHMLFNLIGVFWMLIVFYPFVHFVDWIIPGALTDTNQLPFHLSAFHSLFNIFNTLILVWFIPQIAQIVSWWVKPKKLTDETYELKPIRVGMPDFAEANISMAKREIGRMIGITYDMALQFLRIAREDLNTIEETELHIHEQDCYLEQMRETLSRFLAGCRTTIVNEKQSHEINAYLILTSEIKSISTSIAMLVSLLKKKKKKKLRFHKHGMDEIIQYTYEVLDFLEYTVDYLQEKIDEPSIELAQKMEKAINAKRNRLRKLVENKLIKGADIEGEIIYMEIVKHLEHIGDFCYTIASYLKDLI from the coding sequence GTGGTATCATCATTAATGGGTTTTTTTACCTTTTTAGGAAGTTTAGGTATCTTTCTCTTTGGTATACGTATCATGAGCGAAGCCATCCAAAGAGCAGGAAGCGAAAAGATTAAGTCTGTTCTCTCCTTTTTTACGAGAAACCCTTTTGGTGGTGTTGTGATTGGTACCCTTATCACGGGTATTATCCAGTCTTCTTCTGCCACCACCGTTATGATTGTTACCCTTGTTCATGCCCAGATGATGACTCTTGTTCAGGCAATCAGTGTGATCATGGGAGCAAACATCGGTACCACATTCACCGCATGGATTGTTTCCTTCTTTGGATTTAAATTTGAAATTGGCATGCTCACAATGCCTGCCATTGCCATCGGATTTCCTCTTGCCTTTAGCAGTCGAGAAAACTTTAAGAACGTGGGTGAGTTTCTTGTGGGATTTGGGTTGCTTTTCTTTGGACTGGGTTTGTTAAAAAACTCTGTGCCTGACCTAAAAAACCATCTTGAAGTATTCACTTTTATTCAAAAAGTTTCAGGGTTTGGATATTTTTCTGTTTTACTCTCGGTGGTGATTGGTACCCTCCTCACAATTATCATCCAGTCTTCCAGTGCTGCTATGACCATCACCATCGCTCTTGCTTACAAGGGATGGATCCCGTATGAGATGGCATTTGCTTTCATCCTCGGGGAAAACATCGGTACCACTATCACCGCCTATCTTGCATCCCTTGGGCTTAACATCAGCGCTAAAAGAGCCACACGAGCCCATATGTTATTTAACCTCATTGGAGTTTTCTGGATGCTTATTGTATTTTATCCTTTTGTACATTTTGTGGATTGGATTATACCTGGAGCACTTACTGATACAAACCAACTTCCTTTTCATCTTTCGGCATTCCATTCCCTTTTCAATATCTTTAACACCTTGATTCTCGTGTGGTTTATCCCTCAGATTGCCCAGATAGTCTCCTGGTGGGTAAAACCCAAAAAACTCACCGATGAAACCTATGAACTGAAACCTATCCGTGTTGGGATGCCAGATTTTGCCGAGGCCAATATCTCCATGGCCAAGCGGGAGATTGGAAGGATGATAGGCATAACTTACGACATGGCTCTTCAATTTCTCCGGATCGCCCGAGAAGATCTCAACACAATTGAGGAAACAGAACTCCATATTCATGAACAGGATTGCTACCTAGAGCAGATGCGGGAAACACTCTCGAGGTTTCTTGCCGGTTGTCGTACCACCATCGTTAACGAAAAACAGAGCCATGAAATCAATGCTTATCTCATCCTTACGAGTGAAATTAAGAGTATTAGTACAAGTATCGCCATGCTTGTTTCTCTTCTCAAGAAAAAAAAGAAGAAAAAGCTCAGGTTCCATAAACATGGTATGGATGAGATCATCCAGTATACGTACGAGGTACTTGATTTTCTCGAGTATACCGTTGACTACCTTCAGGAAAAGATCGACGAACCCAGCATAGAACTCGCCCAAAAAATGGAAAAAGCCATCAACGCCAAACGAAACCGTCTCCGAAAACTCGTCGAGAACAAGCTCATCAAAGGTGCCGATATCGAGGGAGAAATCATCTATATGGAGATTGTAAAGCACCTTGAACATATCGGGGATTTCTGTTACACCATCGCAAGCTATCTGAAGGATTTAATCTAA